The following coding sequences lie in one Rutidosis leptorrhynchoides isolate AG116_Rl617_1_P2 chromosome 6, CSIRO_AGI_Rlap_v1, whole genome shotgun sequence genomic window:
- the LOC139854952 gene encoding uncharacterized protein, which translates to MQMNELAELRDQSYEMSYIYKERTKLTHDVKLIPTNFAPGDKILLFNSLFKKFAGKFILRWSGPFKVIHTFLHGAVELEGPTGNKPIRKTTTGRNISSPLIHSEDMPEKSSFYDLFLLCTNPKRHTCA; encoded by the exons atgcagatgaatgaactcgctgaattaagagaccaatcATATGAGatgtcatatatctacaaggaacggacGAAGCTAACACACGATGTTAAACTGATACCAACAAATTTCGCTCCTGGAGATAAAATTCTACTCTTCAATTCTCTATTCAAGAAATTCGCTGGTAAATTCATATTACGATGGAGTGGACCATTTAAAGTAATACACACTTTTCTGCATGGAGCCGTAGAACTAGAAGGGCCTACAGGAAATAAGCCTATCCGGAAGACCACAACAGGGAGGAATATCTCTTCTcccttgatccattctgaagacatgccagaaaagtcgagct TCTATGATTTATTTTtactgtgcactaaccctaagcgccatacttgcgcttag